A section of the Kluyveromyces lactis strain NRRL Y-1140 chromosome F complete sequence genome encodes:
- the RAD4 gene encoding Rad4p (similar to uniprot|P14736 Saccharomyces cerevisiae YER162C RAD4 Protein that recognizes and binds damaged DNA (with Rad23p) during nucleotide excision repair subunit of Nuclear Excision Repair Factor 2 (NEF2) homolog of human XPC protein), giving the protein MNDGRLSREYFDLIKDALQEEEKTGGSGSSSPRKRRKLRSLQKEPELESESNRVVITIESDDEEQNNYDDDDDDDDDDDEYDSEEFEDVTDAPANNGNISITIDTSAQKKSTKKKKKTEHGLDPAVKEFRKTCHMFMLLTLVCHSYQRNEWCNDEKLQKKLAKLVSDDIFNNLHPQKDDEMPLRSTRKLLDALRMLMKHWNKKFKLELTSPYEFNHLYMVHWDSVLKHKCESVTFKTFKKFFTRMRGPANISVQGFVTMLRGCGLNARLIHSLQPPDFTDSKIYNKRVVWSLENECLKYPIFWCEVWDKFAKQWITIDIVGQEIIEQVRYKSKLEPIGRINSAFNMMRYVIAFDRKQGCKDVSRRYIAHLQNKVRKKRITREAKLNEWFNSIIKFLNKRNRNRIDDYEDEYFDLRNEHEGIPDSLQDIKNHPFYVLEKDLRANQVLKPGAQQCGFLRLRNKSNSLLKVFPRKDVISCYSARHWYMQGRALKSGAKHLLTHKIKNPVEEDEDEERLYPIGQTEYVIPKQVDADGKIPTNFYGNIDIYKPWMIPIGCCLVENPNSIKAASFLRVPFAKAVTGFKFESGRRVKPKVTGVVVENEYVDALVAVIENIEECNDDAARHELELEALNGWSLLLTKLRIKSRLVEEHGAVADEDGRDYSGERDSDLEDHESYTGEDTEMGGFEQGGFLLDSNMDGGFVPEPELQHAESETEQVEHPPVTYGEATLDRAEPSNTEPNEIADEFEQFLQEVGSQSDDDDSFQYESE; this is encoded by the coding sequence ATGAACGACGGAAGATTATCAAGAGAATactttgatttgattaagGATGCACTTCAAGAGGAGGAAAAAACTGGCGGAAGCGGTAGCAGTTCACCTCGTAAGAGACGCAAATTAAGGTCTTTGCAGAAGGAACCAGAATTGGAATCGGAGAGCAATCGTGTCGTTATTACCATCGAATCGGACGATGAAGAACAGAATAACtacgatgatgatgatgatgatgatgatgatgatgatgaatatgatAGTGAAGAGTTCGAAGATGTCACTGATGCGCCTGCTAACAATggaaatatatcaattacTATAGATACATCAGCTCAGAAAAAGTCtacgaagaagaagaagaaaactgaGCATGGGTTAGACCCTGCAGTGAAAGAATTTCGTAAAACATGTCATATGTTCATGCTACTTACTCTCGTGTGCCACTCATATCAGAGGAACGAATGGTGTAACGACGAGAAGTTGCAGAAAAAGCTTGCTAAACTGGTGTCTGACGATATATTCAATAATCTACATCCCCAAAAGGATGATGAGATGCCATTAAGAAGTACCCGGAAGTTGCTCGATGCATTACGTATGTTGATGAAACATTGGAACAAAAAGTTCAAATTAGAACTAACTTCACCGTACGAATTCAATCATTTATATATGGTTCATTGGGATTCGGTGTTGAAGCACAAGTGTGAAAGTGTCACAttcaaaacattcaaaaagtttttCACAAGGATGCGTGGACCAGCCAATATTAGTGTGCAGGGTTTTGTCACCATGCTGAGAGGTTGTGGATTGAACGCAAGACTCATTCATAGCCTTCAACCACCCGATTTCACTGATAGTAAGATCTACAATAAGCGAGTTGTTTGGAGCTTGGAAAATGAATGCCTAAAGTATCCGATATTTTGGTGCGAAGTATGGGATAAATTTGCGAAACAATGGATCACTATCGATATCGTTGGTCAAGAAATAATTGAACAAGTGCGTTATAAATCAAAACTAGAACCAATAGGTCGTATAAATTCAGCCTTCAATATGATGCGATATGTCATCGCTTTCGATAGAAAACAAGGCTGCAAAGATGTATCTCGGAGATACATAGCACATTTACAAAATAAAGTTCGAAAAAAGAGGATTACAAGAGAAGCTAAACTGAACGAATGGTTTAACAGCATTataaagtttttgaataaacGTAATAGGAACAGGATTGATGATTATGAGgatgaatattttgatttgcGTAATGAACACGAGGGAATCCCAGACAGCCTACAAGACATTAAGAATCATCCGTTCTACGTCTTAGAGAAAGATTTGAGAGCAAACCAGGTATTGAAACCGGGTGCTCAGCAGTGCGGCTTCCTTCGACTTCGTAATAAATCAAACTCCCTTCTCAAAGTTTTTCCAAGGAAAGATGTAATATCTTGTTACAGTGCTAGGCACTGGTACATGCAAGGAAGAGCATTGAAGTCGGGTGCCAAGCATCTTTTGACACACAAAATAAAGAATCCTGTcgaagaagacgaagatgaagagagGCTTTACCCCATTGGTCAGACTGAGTATGTTATTCCTAAGCAAGTGGATGCTGATGGTAAAATCCCTACTAATTTCTACGGTAATATTGACATTTATAAACCATGGATGATTCCAATAGGGTGTTGTCTCGTAGAAAATCCAAACTCGATTAAAGCTGCAAGCTTCTTACGTGTTCCATTTGCAAAAGCAGTGACGGGTTTCAAGTTCGAATCGGGACGAAGAGTTAAACCTAAGGTCACCGGCGTTGTTGTCGAGAATGAATACGTCGACGCATTGGTTGCTGTAATAGAAAATATCGAAGAATGTAACGATGATGCAGCTAGACATGAATTAGAGCTTGAGGCTTTGAACGGCTGGTCACTCCTTCTTACCAAACTCAGGATCAAAAGTAGATTGGTTGAAGAACATGGTGCGGTGGCAGATGAAGACGGCAGAGATTACTCTGGTGAAAGAGATAGCGATCTAGAAGATCACGAATCATATACGGGAGAAGACACAGAAATGGGCGGTTTCGAACAAGGTGGGTTCCTTCTTGATTCTAATATGGATGGTGGATTCGTGCCTGAACCAGAATTACAACATGCAGAATCTGAAACAGAACAAGTTGAACATCCACCTGTGACCTATGGTGAAGCAACTCTAGACCGCGCTGAACCAAGTAACACGGAGCCAAACGAAATCGCTGATGAGTTCGAACAGTTCTTGCAAGAAGTTGGATCGCAATCGGATGACGATGattcatttcaatatgAATCAGAATAA
- the ALY2 gene encoding Aly2p (some similarities with uniprot|P47029 Saccharomyces cerevisiae YJL084C Cytoplasmic protein of unknown function that interacts with Pcl7p phosphorylated in vitro potential Cdc28p substrate), whose translation MSFDLSPVMSPVFPSDIHLGIPKDATPLAKSSSFQVYIQLAEPIIFLQGFSPTHWEGRPPAILRGSLILRVLKSTKLKSINLTFKGTSKTEWPEGIPPKKQEFVELNDVVKHTWPFFQSDLQSVPNNQSTEPADLLKGSNASLFRPLHDDMDKPMARRHSNAQMRSLSPIGNFLRSTSKDIPNVKMVSETFCDMLSISNSVSDISSVKSNGNSSSATPGPFIFHPGDYIFSFEHAIPLSYPETITATFGQVEYFLLVNIERQGAFKSGVNAKLPITIVRTPSDNSVEETEPIAISRDWNTHLHYDIMIVSKDIVLDAFLPIAFRIMPMDKVALHRIRIFLTETLEYYCKGKKVHRLEPTKKFLLTEHRAPPIKDLPPDAVPTKAKYLGNLLEDEHGDLVTRDFKYQVFFPERLNYQQKIHPDTSYGTIKSNHWIKISLRLSKNVDGVKKHFEISIDSPIHVLNKLSSHANTLLPSYDTHAAIPHSGSVPFGDSDFNMYHDSNLYFPKQVINSPVMSPEVQPLDEKIGLSPVSLSPVAHNRTSLSLLQHRNLSHSELSISELNLRNKVLQSPELSSNIYQPEHIHAELASPQALPLSPISSPTWKPISLAQNQTIDAVSLDDELPPFQEALKAESLPVDPPTYSESVATDGKTTKSKASSEASSVVVPEICLSNTTDLVDEDIAAGFHFNGNDSGSLNLPTAMMRSHSHNDRTAVSRKSSVSGRRRSSIIVPDSLPSTIKNSSESFNDLEHVLSAAGNDERNGPNESNGAGEGNEQDDVFSHSSADTIQKLEPSQSHTNSISTQPLLLRQVTTEDDQESKASMDLTAMIGKERTSWHPLQSEPAMSPLLSQSYSMNVLQSNHALEDFKNNLERYNQRESPEPTNISDSIDKDLLNM comes from the coding sequence atgTCTTTTGACCTGAGTCCGGTAATGTCACCAGTGTTTCCTTCGGATATTCATTTGGGAATACCGAAGGACGCTACTCCTTTAGCGAAATCAAGTTCTTTCCAAGTATACATTCAACTTGCTGAGCCTATAATCTTTTTGCAAGGGTTTAGTCCGACTCATTGGGAGGGAAGACCACCTGCTATACTAAGAGGATCGTTGATTCTTCGAGTCTTAAAATCtacaaaattgaaatctatTAATTTAACGTTCAAAGGTACGTCAAAGACAGAATGGCCTGAAGGTATTCCACCAAAGAAGCAAGAATTTGTAGAGCTCAATGATGTTGTGAAACATACGTGGCCTTTTTTCCAAAGCGATTTGCAAAGTGTTCCAAATAACCAGTCAACAGAGCCTGCTGATTTACTGAAAGGGAGTAACGCTTCGTTATTCAGGCCTTTGCACGATGATATGGATAAACCAATGGCCAGGAGGCATAGTAATGCACAGATGCGGTCTCTTTCTCCAATAGGGAATTTTTTAAGATCTACTTCAAAGGACATTCCAAATGTCAAGATGGTATCTGAAACCTTTTGCGACATGCTTTCTATTTCCAATTCTGTTAGTGATATTTCATCGGTGAAGTCTAACGGAAACTCGTCTTCAGCAACTCCTGGTCCCTTCATATTTCATCCAGGTGAttatattttttcctttgagCATGCTATTCCATTATCGTATCCAGAGACTATAACTGCTACGTTCGGTCAAGTTGAGTATTTTTTGCTTGTGAATATCGAACGTCAAGGTGCTTTCAAGTCAGGTGTAAACGCTAAGCTACCTATTACAATTGTAAGGACACCATCCGATAACTCAGTAGAAGAAACTGAACCTATTGCAATTTCCAGAGACTGGAATACTCATTTACATTATGATATCATGATTGTTTCCAAAGACATTGTGCTTGATGCATTTCTACCAATTGCATTTCGAATTATGCCTATGGATAAAGTCGCGCTACACAGAATAAGAATATTCTTGACTGAGACATTAGAGTACTATTGTAAAGGCAAGAAAGTTCACAGGCTTGAACCAACTAAAAAATTCCTACTCACGGAGCATAGAGCTCCTCCCATAAAAGATTTACCACCAGATGCGGTACCTACTAAAGCTAAATATTTGGGAAATTTATTAGAAGATGAACATGGTGATTTGGTAACTAGGGACTTCAAATATCAGGTATTTTTCCCAGAAAGGCTTAATTACCAACAAAAGATTCATCCGGACACTTCATATGGGAccatcaaatcaaatcattggATTAAAATTAGTTTGAGATTGTCGAAGAATGTTGATGGCGTCAAAAAACACTTCGAAATAAGTATTGATTCACCTATTCATGTCTTGAATAAGCTTTCTTCTCACGCAAATACATTGCTTCCAAGCTACGATACTCATGCCGCTATTCCCCACAGTGGCTCTGTACCATTCGGTGATTCTGATTTTAATATGTATCATGATTCGAATCTATATTTCCCAAAACAAGTCATTAACTCACCAGTTATGTCTCCGGAAGTTCAACCATTAGATGAGAAAATTGGATTATCACCTGTTTCGTTAAGTCCTGTGGCCCACAACAGAACCAGTCTGAGTTTACTGCAGCACAGAAATCTAAGCCATAGCgaattatcaatatcgGAACTGAATTTAAGGAATAAAGTGTTGCAGTCTCCAGAATTATCCTCTAATATTTACCAGCCTGAGCATATTCATGCTGAATTGGCTTCACCTCAGGCATTACCTTTATCTCCAATTTCATCTCCCACTTGGAAACCAATATCGCTCGCACAAAATCAAACCATAGATGCAGTGTCTCTGGACGATGAGCTTCCACCATTTCAAGAAGCTCTTAAAGCAGAGTCTCTACCTGTCGATCCACCTACATATTCGGAGTCAGTTGCAACTGATGGTAAGACGACAAAGTCAAAAGCTAGCAGCGAGGCTTCATCGGTGGTGGTTCCTGAAATATGCCTTTCCAATACTACAGATTTGGTAGATGAAGACATTGCTGCAGGGTTCCACTTCAATGGAAATGATAGCGGATCTTTAAATCTTCCGACTGCAATGATGAGATCCCACTCACACAATGATAGGACAGCAGTTTCTCGTAAATCATCTGTTTCTGGGAGGAGACGCAGTAGCATTATCGTTCCTGATTCTCTACCATCTACTATCAAAAACTCAAGCGAATCATTCAACGACTTGGAGCACGTTCTTTCAGCAGCTGGTaatgatgaaagaaatgggCCTAATGAAAGTAATGGAGCTGGCGAAGGTAATGAACAGGATGATGTATTTTCTCATTCATCTGCAGACACAATTCAGAAGTTGGAACCATCACAATCACACACTAATTCGATTTCCACTCAGCCGCTTCTACTTCGTCAAGTAACAACGGAAGATGACCAAGAGAGTAAAGCGTCCATGGACCTAACTGCAATGATAGGCAAAGAGCGCACATCTTGGCACCCACTGCAAAGTGAACCAGCGATGTCTCCATTGCTTTCACAATCATATTCGATGAATGTTTTGCAGTCCAATCATGCTTTGGAggatttcaagaataacCTAGAAAGGTATAATCAGCGTGAATCTCCTGAACCAACAAACATATCAGATTCTATAGACAAAGATTTATTAAATATGTAG
- the EXO70 gene encoding GTP-Rho binding exocyst subunit EXO70 (similar to uniprot|P19658 YJL085W Saccharomyces cerevisiae EXO70 Essential 70kDa subunit of the exocyst complex (Sec3p Sec5p Sec6p Sec8p Sec10p Sec15p Exo70p and Exo84p)): MSSIDINEADVIVLSEGLKKLDSLYSEMSQSLKKISSTTSTASQLFTPILKKNQQLNILQYNIESSLNSVASVKDLANDASKHEIILEQSIAKVGLKPYINAIHKIDDILEDLNERTHSNDTSEFAGMVTHLKELIFDGERNLQIYFNKLLNSIQPFDPQINMNKKIPFPYYDDEYLGQMSLILDYFENSTQNAQIVDLFIKQRVRLISQSLAFLEPFTKQISSGPNVPYQKGSSGVNSYTEAMLGFIANENSLIQDLYSKETSRQPVIYAKLCSPIIQNYLKIIRHNRQLLKDNRENIGLFSFELSDKVNDVLRSLRGKDIAEADYLNSELIEIQRISHSLFQELFAYINTKTRSMSQLPSDNGVPEPTVDIMSKIRKFSEYKSGCLSTIQAMSRSQWLPKDPKISWTITKNQLEDLSSANLLSSFFGDAIDYLLFGLERRAQETLNPQHEIHLLSNKRFPNIQRIGFFLLNNLSLIDQIVQRSEINSILGSAGLARLESLRKKYINYYVSDWRDLTSILLDQIFVDSSGKVSSKEKDQIKEKFKKFHDGFEDLVSRSKSYRISDPALKKILRQEILSLVLPMYERFYNRYKDSFKHPRKHIKYTPSELMNVLNTIIK; encoded by the coding sequence ATGTCTTCTATTGATATAAATGAAGCAGACGTTATTGTCCTTTCAGAAGGTCTTAAGAAATTAGACTCGTTGTATAGTGAGATGAGTcaatcattgaagaagatcagTTCTACTACCTCAACTGCTTCTCAATTATTTACACCTATActcaagaagaaccaaCAATTGAATATTCTACAATACAATATAGAGTCCAGTTTGAATTCCGTAGCTTCAGTGAAGGATCTCGCCAACGATGCTTCCAAGCATGAGATTATTTTGGAACaatcaattgcaaaagTTGGTTTGAAACCTTATATCAATGCGATCCACAAGATAGACGATATCTTGGAAGACCTCAATGAGAGAACACACTCAAATGATACTTCTGAATTTGCAGGTATGGTTACACatctgaaagaattgattttcGATGGTGAGAGGAATTTACAGATctatttcaacaaattaCTGAACTCGATCCAGCCATTCGATCCGCAAATTAATatgaataaaaaaataccaTTCCCATACTATGATGACGAATATTTGGGACAAATGTCGCTTATATTGGATTATTTCGAGAATTCAACTCAAAACGCACAAATAGTGGATCTTTTTATCAAACAGCGGGTCCGTTTGATATCACAATCATTGGCTTTCTTAGAACCTTTCACGAAACAAATATCATCTGGACCTAATGTACCATACCAAAAGGGGAGTAGTGGTGTAAACAGTTACACCGAGGCGATGCTAGGCTTCATTGCTAACGAAAACTCTTTGATTCAAGATTTATATTCTAAAGAAACTTCAAGGCAACCTGTGATATATGCCAAACTTTGTTCCCCCATCATTCAAAATTACTTGAAGATCATAAGGCACAATAGACAACTATTGAAGGATAATAGAGAAAACATAGGGTTGTTCTCATTTGAATTGAGTGACAAAGTCAACGATGTTCTACGATCTCTAAGAGGTAAAGATATTGCCGAAGCGGATTATTTGAATAGTGAGTTGATAGAAATTCAAAGGATATCACATTCGTTATTTCAAGAGTTATTCGCATATATTAATACAAAAACGCGCAGCATGTCTCAATTACCATCTGATAATGGTGTCCCTGAACCAACTGTGGATATAATGTCGAAAATAAGAAAGTTTAGTGAATATAAGTCAGGGTGCCTGTCTACCATCCAGGCCATGTCACGTTCGCAGTGGTTACCAAAGGATCCAAAAATTTCTTGGACAATTACCAAAAACCAACTGGAAGATCTTTCAAGTGCTAATCTTTTatcttccttctttggtGACGCCATTGACTATCTCTTATTCGGACTTGAACGTAGAGCTCAAGAAACTTTGAACCCACAACATGAAATACATTTATTGTCAAATAAAAGGTTCCCTAATATCCAAAGAATCGggtttttccttttgaatAACCTAAGCTTGATCGATCAGATTGTTCAAAGGTCTGAAATAAACTCTATCCTAGGAAGTGCTGGGCTAGCACGACTTGAAAgtttaagaaaaaaatacatTAATTACTATGTCTCGGATTGGAGAGATCTCACCTCTATTCTTTTGGATCAAATATTTGTTGATAGCTCTGGTaaagtttcatcaaaagaaaaggatcaaatcaaagaaaagttcaagaagttTCATGATGGATTCGAAGACTTGGTATCCAGATCAAAATCGTACCGTATTTCTGATCCAGctctaaaaaaaatattgaGACAAGAGATCCTTTCGTTGGTACTCCCTATGTATGAACGTTTCTACAACCGTTATAAGGACTCCTTTAAACATCCCAGAAAACACATCAAATATACTCCCTCTGAGTTGATGAACGTTCTTAATACTATCATTAAATAA
- the VTC5 gene encoding Vtc5p (similar to uniprot|P38966 Saccharomyces cerevisiae YDR089W Hypothetical ORF), with translation MKFGTQILDKSVPEWKLHNIDYQQLKVGIRRCTTVREGQDPEFRPNSIEDDPELRSLKKLFRSQFEMINVFISMKLKECSTRIVSIENYLTQLHLIKDENKKLRRIKLINQHLDRCNLELQKLSRYLILQKIAVRKLFKKFLKHYPYGTQLAQEFINSLKNCPEFKEGHEGVSMLTVDLDPYLLEISLIVDLLHEMEQDADQQPVDSGNTKTGNTSNSRANSNVGITSGTAPSSRKSSVVSSSHVIDSTLKFDHYFLSKFNPLGSFLISKESEDEIKFLLINLGFCLFDDSVIATSKKILSGDALLSKRKGSIKSLRMFRDAQREEAASSSQRRDTESSPPVGSPESDPGSNRSQQLSNSSSSAHNILFEPLAKPGADVTNLYNSTEENLFPNLLVSYPSSNDSILLCHVGGLRNHISTDTIEYTDIKAVLNGCEPSLMPVSNRLDEFCRDWCYSHNLKTTDLVIKCRRSRFIISHSSIETNNDYLICIDDNIEINDNKLPFAVLEVKILEATSSSSVPNKTYSKKHIDPIMVDLTEKLVTDNLSVYPTGRNFTLWEMAGKIAGGSNPLACLDGNLNFESVEEMFGAGNALLKKTHDRYQSLLNPPTIEFSQSSSQNTAVNISPTVTEREKPRIRYWNEFDDGEEAMDQDFYSCLDEDDDEYTHDTGLIRFNPSFIIAIYHLLSKFQIAFGIIDDVQARKSLLRDAGKSYNSIDTDTSILTSSSSERNDVNKFWELEEQNSESIYEFEHDQVISFFYVSSLLISCLTTGVTIGIMTSLFKSLNDDTQLENETSILTMIFISLSISLILGAWSLLLMFSRFTFAPTWHYITGVVIFIIIIFAVCYGFIELIL, from the coding sequence ATGAAGTTTGGGACTCAGATATTGGATAAGTCTGTTCCTGAATGGAAACTTCACAATATCGATTATCAGCAGTTGAAAGTTGGTATCAGACGATGTACTACGGTACGAGAGGGCCAGGACCCAGAATTTAGACCTAATAGTATCGAAGATGATCCTGAACTAcgatctttgaagaagctgttTCGGTCGCAATTCGAGATGATTAATGTTTTCATCtcgatgaagttgaaagagtGCAGTACACGGATCGTTTCGATAGAGAATTATTTGACTCAGTTGCATTTGATTAAGGATGAGAACAAAAAGTTACGTAGGATCAAGTTAATCAACCAGCATTTGGATAGGTGTAATTTAGAATTGCAGAAATTGTCCAGGTATTTGATTTTGCAAAAGATTGCAGTGAGGAAATTGTTTaagaagttcttgaaacaCTACCCGTACGGTACGCAGTTGGCACAGGAGTTTATCAACTCGTTGAAGAATTGTCCAGAATTTAAGGAGGGCCATGAAGGTGTATCTATGTTGACTGTGGATTTGGATCCATACTTGCTTGAGATTTCGTTGATCGTTGATCTTTTGCATGAAATGGAACAGGATGCTGACCAGCAACCTGTTGATTCTGGTAATACCAAAACTGGCAACACATCGAATTCTCGGGCCAATTCTAACGTTGGGATCACTTCAGGCACTGCTCCGTCTTCGAGGAAAAGTTCCGTGGTCTCTTCATCGCATGTTATAGACAGTACTTTGAAATTCGACCATTATTTCTTATCGAAGTTCAACCCCTTAGGGTCATTTTTAATATCAAAGGAAAGTGAGGATGAAATTAAGTTCCTGTTGATTAACCTTGGTttctgtttgtttgatGACTCCGTGATAGCTACTTCTAAAAAAATCTTAAGCGGGGATGCTCTCTTGTCTAAGAGAAAGGGATCCATTAAATCGTTACGTATGTTCAGAGACGCTCAAAGGGAAGAAGCTGCGTCTAGTTCCCAACGACGTGACACAGAATCAAGCCCTCCAGTAGGGTCACCGGAATCTGACCCCGGTTCTAATAGGTCACAACAATTATCGaattcttcctcatctgCTCATAATATTCTTTTCGAACCGTTGGCAAAGCCTGGCGCTGATGTCACCAACCTTTACAATTCCACCGAGGAAAATCTTTTCCCGAATTTGTTAGTATCTTATCCGAGCTCCAACGATTCCATCCTGCTTTGCCATGTCGGTGGCCTTCGTAATCATATATCTACTGACACCATCGAATATACTGATATTAAAGCTGTATTAAACGGATGCGAACCATCGTTGATGCCAGTATCTAACAGACTAGACGAATTTTGTCGCGATTGGTGTTACTCACATAACCTCAAGACCACAGATCTCGTCATCAAATGCAGAAGAAGCAGATTTATTATTAGTCATTCATCGATTGAAACTAACAACGACTATCTGATTTGCATTGACGACAATATCGAGATAAACGATAACAAACTTCCATTTGCAGTACTAGAAGTGAAAATTCTCGAAGCAACTTCATCGTCGTCTGTACCAAATAAGACCTATTCCAAGAAACACATTGATCCAATAATGGTAGATCTTACGGAGAAACTAGTAACGGATAACCTTTCCGTTTACCCTACAGGTAGGAATTTTACTCTTTGGGAAATGGCTGGAAAAATAGCAGGAGGTAGCAATCCACTTGCATGTCTCGATGGGAACCTCAATTTTGAGTCCGTAGAAGAGATGTTCGGAGCTGGTAACgctcttttgaagaagactCACGACAGGTATCAATCACTGCTAAACCCACCTACAATAGAATTTTCCCAGTCATCATCCCAAAACACAGCCGTGAATATCTCACCTACTGTAACAGAACGTGAAAAGCCTAGAATTCGTTACTGgaatgaatttgatgacGGAGAAGAGGCAATGGATCAGGACTTTTATTCCTGTCTTGACGAAGACGATGACGAATACACACACGATACTGGTCTCATCAGATTTAACCCATCATTCATAATTGCCATCTATCATCTCTTATCGAAGTTCCAAATTGCATTCGGTATAATTGACGACGTCCAAGCTAGGAAATCTTTATTAAGAGATGCAGGTAAGTCCTACAACTCAATAGACACTGACACTTCCATACttacttcttcttcttcggaAAGAAACGACGTGAATAAGTTTTGGGAACtcgaagaacaaaattCAGAATCAATATATGAGTTCGAGCATGACCAGGTGatatctttcttctatGTTTCTTCATTGCTAATATCCTGTTTGACTACAGGCGTAACCATTGGTATCATGAcatctttgttcaaatcacTCAACGATGATACACAACTAGAAAACGAAACTTCTATTTTGACGATGATATTCATATCATTATCCATATCCTTAATTCTCGGTGCATGGTCTTTGTTATTAATGTTTTCAAGATTCACGTTTGCACCTACTTGGCATTATATTACTGGTGTTGtgatcttcattatcataATCTTTGCAGTATGTTATGGATTTATAGAGTTGATATTGTAA
- the SPT2 gene encoding Spt2p (weakly similar to uniprot|P06843 Saccharomyces cerevisiae YER161c SPT2 multifunctional HMG-like chromatin protein): MSFLAKLQQLKQTTKINEPNHSANQNKAKSLQSEEKLLPKDYVREVDPAIQRLKEARRLKQGISSTSTKPAAKARHKASSPKDEAPIYKKKPGVNTTSGKYPVVVPKREPIKKLSFDELMKRAEQKSREGPKEDKKPLPKKLGFDKAAKPKAATKDAKPVKEPKSKVMVKSFNRFAQPNEKLAKKLKLKEKKQIMARHGDQHYDSENDEDLSDFIEDDDLDECEQGSKSQPYDRDEIWSIFNKGSKRKYFDSDDDDDMEANEMEIFEEEERATKMAKLEDKREQAWLKEHEKRKKKLKKSHS, translated from the coding sequence ATGAGCTTCTTGGCTAAGTTACAGCAGTTGAAGCAGACCACTAAGATTAATGAACCGAATCATTCCGCAAACCAAAATAAAGCTAAATCTCTTcaatctgaagaaaaactACTTCCCAAGGATTACGTTCGTGAAGTTGACCCGGCTATTCAAAGATTAAAGGAAGCGCGTAGGTTGAAGCAAGGTATATCATCCACATCGACTAAACCTGCTGCTAAGGCCAGGCATAAAGCGTCATCGCCGAAGGATGAGGCTCCAATTTATAAGAAAAAACCTGGTGTCAATACCACAAGCGGAAAGTATCCTGTCGTGGTACCGAAAAGGGAGCCAATCAAGAAACTATCGTTTGATGAATTAATGAAGCGAGCAGAGCAGAAGTCTAGGGAAGGACCAAAGGAAGACAAGAAGCCGCTCCCGAAGAAACTCGGATTTGATAAAGCCGCTAAACCAAAGGCGGCAACGAAAGATGCTAAACCTGTAAAAGAACCGAAGTCGAAAGTGATGGTAAAGTCTTTCAACCGTTTTGCACAACCAAACGAAAAGCTTGCGAAGAAGTTAAAActtaaagaaaagaaacaaattatGGCAAGACACGGAGATCAACATTATGACAGTGAGAATGACGAAGATCTCTCAGACTttattgaagatgatgatttagaCGAGTGTGAACAAGGCTCCAAATCACAACCGTACGATAGAGATGAAATTTGGTCtatcttcaacaaaggTAGTAAAAGGAAATACTTTGATTCAGATGATGACGACGATATGGAAGCTAACGAAATGGagatctttgaagaagaggaaagagCTACAAAAATGGCGAAGCTTGAAGATAAGAGGGAGCAAGCTTGGTTAAAGGAACACgaaaaaaggaaaaagaaactgaagaaaagcCATTCATAA